One genomic segment of Brassica napus cultivar Da-Ae chromosome A3, Da-Ae, whole genome shotgun sequence includes these proteins:
- the LOC106444703 gene encoding uncharacterized protein LOC106444703 isoform X1 — MFEFEMEFTRDEAFDRALLRDIKDRVFYFLKKAYGIVNDPSTDSMISWGPNGNSLIVHRPLPLEYTESFLFHSGALSMERFVAYGFTMTVSGSQVEYANDDFVRGQPQRLEKICDPFVARVKQHRELRLKQDNDRKRHWEEIRSYGMVVEIFKHIYSVVDDPATNSFISWGPNGKSFIVLDPQRCACYCFPYNLLEECGFTKTVSGSQMEFASENFVAGKPELIKKISEKHKPAMIAYTKKFREWMEAFSRNPAMEKRTDYVLQASSP; from the exons atgttCGA ATTTGAGATGGAGTTTACAAGAGACGAAGCTTTTGATCGCGCCCTACTCAGAGACATTAAAGACAGGGTCTTTTATTTCTTGAAAAAAGCATATGGGATTGTGAATGATCCTTCAACAGATTCAATGATATCGTGGGGTCCCAATGGCAACAGTCTCATAGTGCATAGACCTCTTCCCCTAGAATATACCGAATCCTTTCTTTTCCACTCGGGAGCTCTAAGCATGGAGAGATTTGTAGCTTAT GGTTTTACGATGACTGTCTCTGGATCACAAGTGGaatatgcaaatgatgattttGTGAGAGGTCAACCCCAACGTTTAGAAAAGATATGCGACCCCTTTGTGGCAAGGGTGAAACAACATAGAGAGTTGCGGTTAAAACAAGATAATG atcgAAAGCGCCACTGGGAAGAGATCCGTAGTTATGGGATGGTAGTTGAAATCTtcaaacatatatattcagTGGTAGATGATCCTGCAACAAACTCATTCATCTCGTGGGGACCCAATGGCAAGAGTTTCATAGTGTTGGATCCTCAAAGATGTGCCTGTTATTGTTTCCCCTACAATTTACTTGAAGAATGT ggcTTTACAAAAACAGTGTCTGGATCACAAATGGAATTTGCAAGTGAAAATTTTGTGGCAGGCAAACCCGAGCTTATAAAGAAGATAAGTGAAAAGCATAAGCCAGCGATGATTGCATATACTAAGAAATTTAGGGAGTGGATGGAGGCTTTTAGTCGAAATCCTGCCATGGAGAAGAGGACTGATTACGTTTTGCAAGCAAGCTCTCCATGA
- the LOC106444703 gene encoding heat stress transcription factor C-1 isoform X2, translated as MEFTRDEAFDRALLRDIKDRVFYFLKKAYGIVNDPSTDSMISWGPNGNSLIVHRPLPLEYTESFLFHSGALSMERFVAYGFTMTVSGSQVEYANDDFVRGQPQRLEKICDPFVARVKQHRELRLKQDNDRKRHWEEIRSYGMVVEIFKHIYSVVDDPATNSFISWGPNGKSFIVLDPQRCACYCFPYNLLEECGFTKTVSGSQMEFASENFVAGKPELIKKISEKHKPAMIAYTKKFREWMEAFSRNPAMEKRTDYVLQASSP; from the exons ATGGAGTTTACAAGAGACGAAGCTTTTGATCGCGCCCTACTCAGAGACATTAAAGACAGGGTCTTTTATTTCTTGAAAAAAGCATATGGGATTGTGAATGATCCTTCAACAGATTCAATGATATCGTGGGGTCCCAATGGCAACAGTCTCATAGTGCATAGACCTCTTCCCCTAGAATATACCGAATCCTTTCTTTTCCACTCGGGAGCTCTAAGCATGGAGAGATTTGTAGCTTAT GGTTTTACGATGACTGTCTCTGGATCACAAGTGGaatatgcaaatgatgattttGTGAGAGGTCAACCCCAACGTTTAGAAAAGATATGCGACCCCTTTGTGGCAAGGGTGAAACAACATAGAGAGTTGCGGTTAAAACAAGATAATG atcgAAAGCGCCACTGGGAAGAGATCCGTAGTTATGGGATGGTAGTTGAAATCTtcaaacatatatattcagTGGTAGATGATCCTGCAACAAACTCATTCATCTCGTGGGGACCCAATGGCAAGAGTTTCATAGTGTTGGATCCTCAAAGATGTGCCTGTTATTGTTTCCCCTACAATTTACTTGAAGAATGT ggcTTTACAAAAACAGTGTCTGGATCACAAATGGAATTTGCAAGTGAAAATTTTGTGGCAGGCAAACCCGAGCTTATAAAGAAGATAAGTGAAAAGCATAAGCCAGCGATGATTGCATATACTAAGAAATTTAGGGAGTGGATGGAGGCTTTTAGTCGAAATCCTGCCATGGAGAAGAGGACTGATTACGTTTTGCAAGCAAGCTCTCCATGA